The proteins below are encoded in one region of Vulpes lagopus strain Blue_001 chromosome 10, ASM1834538v1, whole genome shotgun sequence:
- the GRAMD1B gene encoding protein Aster-B isoform X9 has product MPAANMLENPQPPALQVPAPQGAPEGGPLWSSSSTPTLRRRRFKMRRTKNVQEQSLEAGLARELPGVLAPGKEFLQLPSIEITPSSDEDTPWSNCSTPSASPRRKRFLLRKWLRVRERKECSESSRTWDSSRITGLANCSALGWFSRGISIPGPACWPSFLSTLPTPSRPLCSGEKPLSGLQGLVP; this is encoded by the exons ATGCCGGCGGCCAACATGCTGGAGAACCCGCAGCCGCCCGCCCTGCAGGTGCCCGCGCCCCAGGGCGCGCCCGAGGGCGGCCCGCTCTGGTCCAGCTCGTCGACCCCCACGCTCCGCCGCCGGCGCTTCAAGATGCGCCGCACGAAGAACGTGCAGGAGCAGAGCCTGGAGGCCGGGCTGGCGCGGGAGCTGCCCGGCGTGCTGGCCCCGGGCAAGGAGTTCCTGCAGCTGCCGTCCATCGAGATCACGCCCTCCAGCGACGAGGACACCCCGTGGTCCAACTGCTCCACACCCAGCGCGTCTCCGCGCCGAAAGCGCTTCCTCCTCCGCAAGTGGCTCAGGGTGAGGGAGCGGAAGGAGTGCAGTGAGAGCAG CCGCACCTGGGACTCCTCACGCATTACAGGATTGGCAAACTGCTCTGCTCTGGGCTGGTTTAGCCGGGGCATCAGCATTCCAGGCCCGGCCTGCtggccttccttcctctccacacTCCCCACTCCGAGTCGACCTCTGTGCAGCGGAGAAAAGCCCCTTTCAGGCCTCCAGGGTCTGGTGCCATAG